One genomic region from Pseudoduganella dura encodes:
- a CDS encoding 3-keto-disaccharide hydrolase: protein MPFPLRTARLGLLTAAIAFAGPVLAADGAWQSLFNGKDLAGWTTWVSMQPTSDNMKAPTSIRGANSDPKQVFSVVDGMLRVSGEEWGAVNTVADYQNFHLKFDFKWGTKKWFPRLDAPRDSGLLYFAVGPEGAQSGHWMRSHEFQLQEGDCADYHSLDGVTVDAHVGDANQGGWKFYRYEPSLPLRTGIAARILKKGNYEKPSGEWNTMEVIADGKTLVHIVNGHEVLRATNSLQKVDGRMVPLARGKFSIQSEGAEAFYRNIRVKQLDGPAATAKF, encoded by the coding sequence ATGCCCTTTCCCCTCCGAACCGCCCGCCTGGGCCTGCTGACCGCCGCCATCGCCTTCGCCGGCCCCGTGCTTGCCGCCGACGGCGCATGGCAATCGCTCTTCAACGGCAAGGACCTGGCCGGCTGGACCACCTGGGTCAGCATGCAGCCCACCTCCGACAACATGAAAGCGCCCACGTCCATCCGCGGCGCGAACAGCGATCCGAAACAGGTGTTCTCGGTGGTGGACGGCATGCTGCGCGTGTCGGGCGAGGAGTGGGGCGCGGTGAACACGGTGGCCGACTACCAGAACTTCCACCTGAAGTTCGATTTCAAGTGGGGCACGAAGAAATGGTTCCCGCGGCTGGACGCGCCGCGCGACAGCGGGCTGCTGTACTTTGCCGTGGGCCCCGAGGGCGCGCAGAGCGGCCACTGGATGCGCAGCCACGAATTCCAGCTGCAGGAAGGCGACTGCGCCGATTACCACAGCCTCGACGGCGTGACCGTCGACGCGCACGTGGGCGACGCCAACCAGGGCGGCTGGAAGTTCTATCGCTACGAACCATCGCTGCCACTGCGCACCGGCATCGCCGCGCGTATCCTCAAGAAGGGCAATTACGAAAAGCCGTCCGGCGAATGGAACACGATGGAAGTGATCGCCGACGGCAAGACGCTGGTGCACATCGTCAACGGGCACGAGGTGCTGCGCGCCACGAACTCGCTGCAGAAGGTGGACGGCAGGATGGTGCCGCTGGCGCGCGGGAAGTTCTCGATCCAGTCGGAGGGGGCCGAGGCGTTTTACCGGAATATCCGGGTGAAGCAGCTGGATGGGCCGGCGGCCACCGCGAAGTTTTGA
- a CDS encoding LysR family transcriptional regulator, whose protein sequence is MDRYTEIRSFLLVTEKGSFAAAAVAEGVTPVVMGRRLDALERRLGVRLMHRSTRGLTLTALGEQFIEPCRQLLRDFDIAENSISAGRATVRGHLVVSAPAAFGRSHVAPHAPEFRSHHPELKMSFNLTDSVVDLVREGYDMSIRIGEVTDPNYVAVPLFPNRRVVCGTPGYFERHGIPRTPDDLVRHNCLAFNLQGGQQRGWTFQAEGKPVAVRVDGDLSCNDGELLFDWVKQGLGIGWRSTWEIQAELKRGELVTVLDEYAVPSYPIQAVYPQQRYLPAKIRHFIDHLKKVYNAKGYWEKARG, encoded by the coding sequence TTGGACCGTTATACAGAAATTCGCAGTTTTTTACTGGTGACCGAAAAAGGCAGCTTCGCCGCTGCCGCAGTAGCCGAGGGCGTCACGCCCGTCGTCATGGGCCGCCGCCTCGATGCCCTCGAACGCCGCCTCGGCGTGCGCCTGATGCACCGCTCCACCCGGGGCCTTACCCTGACCGCGCTGGGCGAGCAGTTCATCGAACCTTGCCGGCAACTGTTGCGCGATTTCGACATCGCCGAGAACAGCATCAGCGCCGGGCGCGCCACGGTGCGGGGCCACCTGGTGGTTTCCGCGCCCGCCGCGTTCGGCCGTTCGCACGTGGCGCCGCATGCGCCGGAGTTCCGCTCGCACCACCCGGAGCTGAAGATGTCGTTCAACCTCACCGACAGCGTGGTCGACCTGGTACGCGAGGGCTACGACATGTCGATCCGCATCGGCGAAGTGACCGATCCGAACTACGTGGCCGTGCCGCTGTTCCCGAACCGCCGCGTGGTGTGCGGCACGCCCGGCTACTTCGAACGCCACGGCATTCCCCGCACCCCGGACGACCTGGTGCGCCACAACTGCCTGGCATTCAATTTGCAGGGCGGGCAGCAGCGCGGCTGGACCTTCCAGGCCGAAGGCAAGCCGGTCGCCGTGCGCGTGGACGGCGACCTGTCATGCAACGACGGCGAACTGCTGTTCGACTGGGTCAAGCAGGGCCTGGGCATCGGCTGGCGCTCGACGTGGGAGATCCAGGCCGAACTGAAACGGGGCGAACTGGTCACGGTGCTGGACGAATACGCGGTGCCGAGCTATCCGATCCAGGCCGTGTACCCGCAGCAGCGCTACCTGCCGGCGAAGATCCGGCACTTCATCGATCACCTGAAGAAGGTGTACAACGCGAAGGGGTATTGGGAGAAAGCGCGCGGGTAA